The following are encoded in a window of Panicum virgatum strain AP13 chromosome 5N, P.virgatum_v5, whole genome shotgun sequence genomic DNA:
- the LOC120675315 gene encoding zinc finger BED domain-containing protein RICESLEEPER 2-like: MGERLPVAFQCMTKVGDRMRGKMLEPTAIEVPIAASVSNALVPAPAVHNPRTRKLRSAVWQDFTKERRADGNCVAVCKHCKKQLTATSRSGTTHLRNHLAICTTTSTRRAGKRRKLVVRRIHHSKSSADGRSGEGHASGDDNDNEGTHFDQELSRRDLVHMIVQHGYRFSIVDDVGFQKFVKNLQPQFRMVSYDTVRSDTMEIYEGEKRKLQDVLFKIPCRVSISVDMWQSNTQMEYMCLTCHYIDHANDEWKVRKKILNFVHMEASFTVDQIANLVGEKLHSWGIDRKLGAVVLDNCSGGEIVARELLRILQPRRLLLNGDLFQVRSCAHILNLTVQESWEQASDITDRVRKMITYVKIERFQKFQDISKLLHVDQKLLVVDSPDNWPSIYLMFESACYYHDVLVRLAEQEGHYDVFLAAADWADVKALTEILDVIYHAMEKFPLENPTANLYFNEMCEIHVLLRTWRNSPSPVVAKVAAQMLSKFEGYWDLTRPVMAFASILDPRYKMKSLEYFFRLIYADEQFAAKTMIDVIQNTFHNLYNDYKHQSPDSWKNPSVFCYSRNSTSCMDSMYSNGDDSKTFSRITLSDARRGLDQYIQETSSGQSLKSDLEMYLEEAVYRQKEGNQDNFDILGWWKSFAAKYPVLSQMARDILAIPVSIIPLGSEDRTLNEYLSTMDPSTVQGLVCAQDWLREDPEVAVSGGQANDGAPLGDELILVPSQNR, translated from the exons ATGGGTGAAAGGCTGCCAGTTGCGTTCCAGTGTATGACAAAAG TGGGTGATCGTATGCGCGGTAAAATGCTGGAGCCAACAGCAATTGAAGTGCCAATTGCCGCCTCAGTCAGCAATGCGCTGGTGCCTGCGCCTGCAGTTCACAATCCACGGACACGAAAACTGCGGTCTGCAGTTTGGCAGGACTTCACGAAAGAGCGCCGTGCCGATGGCAACTGTGTGGCTGTCTGTAAACACTGCAAGAAGCAGCTCACAGCGACGAGCCGGTCAGGCACCACGCACCTGCGCAACCACCTCGCCATCTGCACCACCACATCCACACGACGTGCTGGTAAACGCCGGAAGCTTGTTGTGCGCCGTATTCACCACAGCAAATCCTCCGCTGATGGGCGATCTGGTGAGGGTCATGCCTCGGGCGACGACAATGATAATGAGGGCACACACTTTGATCAAGAACTCAGCCGCAGAGACCTTGTGCACATGATTGTCCAGCATGGTTACCGGTTTTCAATAGTAGATGATGTGGGCTTCCAAAAGTTCGTCAAGAACCTCCAGCCTCAGTTTAGGATGGTGTCATATGACACGGTGAGGTCTGATACCATGGAAATATATGAAGGTGAGAAACGTAAGCTACAGGATGTGCTCTTTAAGATTCCCTGCCGGGTTAGCATCTCAGTTGATATGTGGCAGTCAAATACACAGATGGAATACATGTGCTTGACCTGTCACTACATTGACCATGCCAATGATGAGTGGAAAGTTAGGAAAAAAATTCTCAACTTTGTGCATATGGAAGCATCTTTTACAGTTGATCAGATTGCTAATCTCGTTGGGGAGAAGTTGCATAGTTGGGGTATTGATAGAAAACTAGGTGCTGTTGTACTGGACAACTGCAGTGGTGGTGAAATTGTTGCCAGGGAGCTTCTCAGAATTTTGCAGCCCAGGAGACTTCTGTTAAATGGGGATTTGTTCCAAGTACGCTCTTGTGCACACATTCTAAATCTCACTGTTCAAGAAAGCTGGGAACAGGCATCAGATATAACTGATAGAGTCCGCAAGATGATTACCTATGTCAAGATTGAAAGGTTCCAGAAGTTTCAGGATATTTCAAAGCTACTGCATGTGGATCAAAAGCTCTTAGTTGTTGATTCTCCTGATAACTGGCCGTCCATTTACTTAATGTTTGAGTCTGCATGCTACTATCATGATGTTCTTGTGCGCCTCGCAGAACAGGAAGGTCACTATGATGTTTTTCTGGCTGCTGCTGACTGGGCTGATGTGAAAGCCCTCACTGAAATACTAGATGTAATCTATCATGCTATGGAGAAGTTTCCTTTGGAAAACCCAACTGCAAACCTCTATTTTAATGAGATGTGTGAGATCCATGTGCTTTTGAGAACCTGGCGCAATAGTCCATCTCCTGTTGTTGCCAAAGTTGCTGCTCAAATGCTTTCTAAATTCGAGGGCTACTGGGATCTCACTAGGCCTGTAATGGCATTTGCATCTATTCTTGATCCTCGTTACAAGATGAAGTCCCTCGAATACTTCTTTCGCCTCATTTATGCTGATGAGCAATTTGCAGCGAAGACAATGATAGATGTCATCCAGAATACCTTTCACAATCTGTATAATGATTACAAGCACCAGTCACCAGATTCATGGAAGAATCCATCTGTTTTCTGTTACTCTAGAAATAGTACCTCATGCATGGACTCTATGTACAGCAATGGCGATGATTCTAAGACCTTCTCTCGTATCACGCTATCTGATGCTCGACGAGGACTTGATCAGTATATACAAGAGACATCATCGGGCCAATCCTTGAAGTCTGACTTGGAGATGTATCTCGAGGAAGCAGTTTATCGTCAAAAAGAAGGAAACCAGGATAATTTTGACATCCTTGGATGGTGGAAGTCCTTCGCAGCCAAGTATCCTGTACTGTCACAAATGGCTCGTGATATTTTAGCTATCCCTGTATCTATTATCCCTTTGGGCAGTGAAGACCGTACACTTAATGAGTATCTCAGTACTATGGACCCTTCAACAGTTCAGGGATTGGTGTGTGCGCAAGATTGGTTGCGGGAAGACCCAGAAG TTGCTGTTTCAGGTGGTCAAGCAAATGATGGAGCACCGCTTGGTGACGAACTGATTCTGGTGCCGAGCCAAAATAGGTGA
- the LOC120674927 gene encoding mitogen-activated protein kinase kinase kinase 18-like, which translates to MAAIDVTSGHWRRLRTLGRGASGAVVSLAADAASGELFAVKSAAAGAAAEALRRERGVLAGLRSPHVVRCAGAAEGADGSYQLFLEYAPGGSLADEAARNGGALGERAVRAYAADVLGGLAYLHGRSVVHGDVKARNVVIGADGRAKLADFGCARAPGAARRAIGGTPAFMAPEVARGEDQGPAADVWALGCTVVEMATGRAPWGDADDVLAALHRIGYTDAVPEVPRWLSAEAKDFLARCFARDAADRPAAAQLLEHPFVAFAGADDKARWVSPKSTLDAAFWESESDDEADEMPEGGAADRIKSLAFPVSGFPDWDCEEGWIDVLGEQQQSEAQVARGAPSKVSGVAAVPAGGMAVGGGGCSDELETEEDVPFGGDAPAADASVGRQSKRCPGSDCRVGALPLQLVLCCNGVTDDEIKLWLATKSDVLPRLIPQFTKLTSEPCASDPEESNKIFDRAIKGWSP; encoded by the exons aTGGCGGCGATCGACGTGACGAGCGGCCACTGGAGGAGGCTCCGCACGCTGGGCCGTGGCGCGTCGGGCGCCGTGGTGTCCCTCgcggcggacgccgcgtcggggGAGCTGTTCGCGGTCAagtcggcggccgcgggcgccgcggcggaggcgctgAGGCGGGAGCGCGGGGTGCTGGCGGGGCTGCGCTCGCCCCACGTCGTGcgctgcgccggcgccgccgagggcGCCGACGGCTCCTACCAGCTCTTCCTCGAGTACGCCCCCGGCGGGTCGCTCGCCGACGAGGCGGCCCGGAATGGGGGCGCCCTCGGGGAGCGCGCCGTCCGGGCGTACGCGGCCGACGTCCTCGGCGGGTTGGCCTACCTCCACGGGCGCTCCGTCGTGCACGGGGACGTCAAGGCGCGGAACGTGGTGATCGGCGCCGACGGGCGCGCCAAGCTCGCCGACTTCGGGTGCGCGCGGGCgcccggcgccgcgcgccgcgcgatcGGCGGCACGCCGGCGTTCATGGCGCCCGAGGTGGCGCGCGGGGAGGACCagggccccgccgccgacgtctGGGCGCTCGGGTGCACGGTCGTGGAGATGGCCACCGGCCGCGCCCCGTGGGGCGACGCGGACGACGTCCTCGCCGCGCTCCACCGGATCGGGTACACGGACGCCGTGCCGGAGGTGCCGCGGTGGCTGTCCGCGGAGGCCAAGGACTTCCTGGCCCGCTGCTTCGCGAGGGACGCCGCcgaccggccggccgcggcgcagCTCCTGGAGCACCCGTTCGTGGCAttcgccggcgccgacgacaAGGCCCGGTGGGTGTCCCCCAAGAGCACGCTGGACGCCGCGTTCTGGGAGTCGGAGTCCGACGACGAGGCGGACGAGATGCCGGAGGGCGGCGCAGCGGACAGGATCAAGTCGCTGGCGTTCCCCGTCTCGGGCTTCCCCGACTGGGACTGCGAGGAAGGCTGGATCGACGTGctcggcgagcagcagcagagcGAGGCCCaggtggcgcgcggcgcgccaaGCAAGGTGTCGGGCGTCGCGGCGGTGCCAGCTGGGGGCATggctgtcggcggcggcggatgcagTGATGAACTGGAAACAGAGGAGGACGTGCCGTTCGGTGGCGATGCTCCTGCAGCCGATGCTTCAGTTGGGCGCCAGAGCAAACGCTGCCCGGGTTCAGACTGTCGTGTAGGAGCACTGCCACTTCAGCTAGTGCTTTGCTGTAACGGAGTTACTGATGATGAAATAAAATTATGGCTTGCCACAAAATCCGATGTGCTGCCCCGCTTAATTCCCCAG tttacaaaactaacttcagaacccTGCGCCAGTgatcctgaagaatctaataagatctttgaccgcgcgattaaaGGATGGTCaccgtag
- the LOC120674928 gene encoding mitogen-activated protein kinase kinase kinase 17-like produces MATAVSGRWARVRTLGRGASGAVVSLAADAASGALFAVKSAAAGAAGAEQLRREGAILSALRSPHVLPCLGFRAAAEAGGECQLFLEFAPGGSLADVAARGGGGRLGERAVRAYAADVARGLAYLHGRSLVHGDVKAANVVVGADGRAKLADFGCARAAGSARPIGGTPAFMAPEVARGEEQGPAADVWALGCTVLELATGRAPWSDLGDLLAAVHRIGYTDAAPEVPAWMSAEARDFLARCFARNPRDRWAAAQLLEHPFLASAGKAEEVAAEWVSPKSTLDAALWESDSDDEGDVPESPARRIKELAGACSALPDWDSDEGDWIQVLDEQCQACDPEAAKEMAGEDKCQLLSEASETEVGFIDADAEGDVDPECSVALGSLAAPSAGQLQQEEPCSGSWTDPSVFAVATCYRIEMSEPYLLPKCLIFPPSSDLQFAPLDLMTIRFTLFYEI; encoded by the coding sequence ATGGCGACAGCGGTCAGCGGCCGGTGGGCGCGCGTCCGCACGCTGGGCCGCGGCGCGTCGGGCGCGGTGGTctcgctcgccgccgacgcggccTCGGGCGCGCTCTTCGCCGTCAAgtccgccgcggcgggcgccgccggggcGGAGCAGCTGCGGCGCGAGGGGGCCATCCTCTCCGCGCTCCGCTCGCCGCACGTCCTCCCCTGCCTCggcttccgcgccgccgccgaggccggggGCGAGTGCCAGCTCTTCCTCGAGTTCGCGCCGGGGGGCTCCCTCGCCGACGTCGcggccaggggcggcggcgggcggctgggCGAGCGCGCCGTCCGGGCGTACGCGGCGGACGTGGCCAGGGGCCTGGCGTACCTCCACGGGCGCTCGCTCGTGCACGGCGACGTCAAGGCCGCCAACGTCGTGGTCGGCGCCGACGGCCGCGCCAAGCTCGCGGACTTCGGGTGCGCCAGGGCGGCGGGGTCCGCGCGCCCCATCGGCGGCACGCCGGCGTTCATGGCGCCCGAGGTGGCGCGCGGGGAGGAGCagggccccgccgccgacgtctGGGCGCTGGGGTGCACCGTCCTGGAGCTGGCCACGGGGCGCGCCCCGTGGAGCGACCTGGGCGACCTCCTCGCGGCCGTGCACCGGATCGGGTACACGGACGCCGCGCCGGAGGTGCCCGCGTGGATGTCCGCGGAGGCCAGGGACTTCCTGGCCCGGTGCTTCGCGAGGAACCCGCGCgaccggtgggcggcggcgcagctcctGGAGCACCCGTTCCTGGCGTCCGCCGGGAAGGCAGAGGAGGTCGCGGCGGAATGGGTGTCCCCCAAGAGCACGCTGGACGCGGCGCTCTGGGAGTCCGACTCCGACGACGAGGGCGACGTGCCGGAGAGCCCCGCCCGGAGAATCAAGGAATTGGCGGGCGCCTGCTCGGCCTTGCCCGACTGGGATTCCGACGAGGGCGACTGGATCCAGGTGCTCGACGAGCAATGTCAGGCCTGCGATCCGGAGGCGGCCAAGGAGATGGCCGGCGAAGACAAGTGCCAGCTGCTGAGCGAAGCATCGGAAACGGAGGTTGGTTTCATCGACGCCGATGCAGAGGGCGATGTTGATCCCGAGTGTTCCGTAGCTCTAGGATCATTAGCTGCTCCGTCAGCTGGGCAGCTGCAGCAGGAAGAGCCGTGTAGCGGTTCTTGGACTGATCCATCTGTATTTGCTGTTGCGACCTGTTACAGAATTGAAATGTCAGAGCCATATTTACTGCCAAAATGTCTCATTTTTCCTCCGTCCTCTGATCTACAATTCGCTCCGCTAGACCTGATGACTATCCGATTCACATTGTTCTACGAAATCTAG